One stretch of Mycolicibacterium fallax DNA includes these proteins:
- a CDS encoding cysteine desulfurase: MTTATGLDAGRLTAVRADFPILSRVMRGGQQLAYLDSGATSQKPLAVLDAERDFLLNHYGAVHRGAHQLMEEATDAYEDGRAAIAGFVGADADELVFTRNATESLNLLSYVLGDDRFAGAVGPGDVVVVTELEHHANLIPWQELCRRTGAELRWYGVTDDGRIDLDSLTLDERVKVVAFTQHSNVTGAIAPVAEFVARAKAVGALTVLDACQSVPHQVVDFHALDVDFAAFSGHKMLGPTGIGVLYGRRELLAVLPPFQTGGSMIETVTMERASYAPAPQRFEAGTPMTSQVVGLAAAARYLDAIGMDLVEAHEADLVRAAIAGLSEIPEVRIVGPLTDELRGSPVAFVVDGVHAHDVGQVLDDEGVAVRVGHHCVYPLHSRYGLAATVRASFAVYNTLDEVDRLIAGVRRSLEFFS, from the coding sequence ACCACCGCCACCGGGCTTGACGCGGGCCGGCTGACCGCCGTTCGCGCGGACTTCCCGATCCTGAGCCGGGTGATGCGCGGCGGGCAGCAGCTGGCCTACCTGGACTCCGGGGCGACCTCGCAGAAGCCGCTGGCGGTGCTCGACGCCGAACGCGACTTCCTGCTGAACCACTACGGTGCGGTGCACCGCGGCGCGCACCAGCTGATGGAGGAGGCCACCGACGCCTACGAGGACGGCCGCGCCGCCATCGCCGGGTTCGTCGGGGCCGACGCCGACGAGCTGGTCTTCACCCGCAACGCCACCGAATCGCTGAACCTGCTGTCCTACGTGCTCGGCGACGACCGGTTCGCCGGTGCCGTCGGCCCCGGGGACGTCGTGGTGGTCACCGAGCTGGAGCACCACGCCAACCTGATCCCGTGGCAGGAGCTGTGCCGGCGCACCGGCGCCGAGCTGCGCTGGTACGGCGTCACCGACGACGGCCGCATCGACCTGGACTCGCTGACCCTGGACGAGCGGGTCAAGGTGGTGGCGTTCACCCAGCACTCCAACGTGACCGGCGCAATCGCCCCGGTCGCCGAGTTCGTCGCCCGGGCCAAGGCGGTCGGCGCGCTGACCGTGCTGGACGCCTGCCAGTCGGTGCCGCACCAGGTCGTCGACTTCCACGCCCTCGACGTGGACTTCGCCGCGTTCTCCGGGCACAAGATGCTCGGCCCGACCGGCATCGGGGTGCTCTACGGGCGCCGCGAGCTGCTGGCGGTGCTGCCGCCGTTTCAGACCGGTGGGTCGATGATCGAGACGGTCACCATGGAGCGGGCCAGCTACGCGCCGGCCCCGCAGCGGTTCGAGGCGGGCACCCCGATGACCTCGCAGGTCGTCGGGCTGGCCGCGGCCGCGCGCTACCTCGACGCGATCGGCATGGACCTGGTCGAGGCGCACGAGGCGGACCTGGTCCGGGCGGCCATCGCCGGGCTGTCGGAGATCCCCGAGGTGCGCATCGTCGGCCCGCTGACCGACGAGTTGCGCGGCTCGCCGGTGGCCTTCGTGGTCGACGGCGTGCACGCGCACGACGTCGGGCAGGTGCTCGACGACGAGGGGGTGGCCGTGCGGGTGGGGCATCACTGCGTCTACCCGCTGCACAGCCGGTACGGCCTGGCCGCCACCGTGCGCGCGTCGTTCGCGGTGTACAACACCCTCGACGAGGTCGACCGGTTGATCGCCGGCGTGCGCCGCAGCCTGGAATTCTTCAGCTAG
- the sufU gene encoding Fe-S cluster assembly sulfur transfer protein SufU, translating into MRLEQMYQEVILDHYKHPHHRGLREPFGAQVHHVNPTCGDEVTLRVALSADGDTVADVSYDGQGCSISQAATSVLADQVIGASVGDALKSVTAFGEMISSRGTVEGDEDLIGDGIAFAGVAKYPARVKCALLGWMAFKDALAQASGEKHAPAQAGGDNHALAQAGSSEEQS; encoded by the coding sequence ATGCGACTGGAACAGATGTACCAGGAAGTCATCCTGGACCACTACAAGCATCCGCATCACCGCGGGCTGCGCGAGCCGTTCGGCGCGCAGGTGCACCACGTGAACCCGACCTGCGGCGACGAGGTCACCCTGCGGGTGGCGCTGTCGGCCGACGGGGACACCGTCGCCGACGTGTCCTACGACGGGCAGGGCTGCTCGATCAGCCAGGCCGCCACCTCGGTGCTCGCCGACCAGGTGATCGGCGCCTCGGTGGGCGACGCGCTGAAGTCGGTGACGGCGTTCGGCGAGATGATCTCCTCCCGCGGCACCGTCGAGGGCGACGAGGACCTGATCGGCGACGGCATCGCGTTCGCCGGGGTGGCCAAGTACCCGGCCCGGGTGAAGTGCGCGCTGCTGGGCTGGATGGCGTTCAAAGATGCGCTGGCCCAGGCCAGCGGGGAAAAACATGCACCCGCGCAGGCCGGCGGGGACAATCATGCGCTGGCCCAGGCCGGCTCGAGCGAGGAGCAGTCATGA
- a CDS encoding metal-sulfur cluster assembly factor codes for MTELTPEETLVADLHEAMHDVVDPELGINVVDLGLVYGLGVEDSGTGKIALIDMTLTSPACPLTDVIEDQTRTALVGPSLVSEIRINWVWNPPWGPDKITDDGREQLRALGFTV; via the coding sequence ATGACCGAGTTGACCCCCGAGGAGACCCTGGTCGCCGACCTGCACGAGGCCATGCACGACGTCGTCGACCCGGAACTCGGCATCAACGTCGTCGACCTGGGCCTGGTGTACGGGCTCGGCGTCGAGGACTCCGGGACCGGCAAGATCGCGCTGATCGACATGACGCTGACCTCGCCGGCCTGCCCGCTGACCGACGTCATCGAGGACCAGACCCGCACCGCGCTGGTCGGGCCGTCGCTGGTCAGCGAGATCCGGATCAACTGGGTGTGGAACCCGCCGTGGGGCCCGGACAAGATCACCGACGACGGCCGCGAACAGCTCCGCGCGCTCGGCTTCACCGTCTGA
- a CDS encoding DUF485 domain-containing protein → MSEEVRPPSPSGEQFLAAAASPEFQDLKRRLRRFVFPMTVFFLIWYAVYVLLSTFAIDFMATPVLGNYNLGMLIGLGQFISTFVITGLYVRFANRELDPRAAKIRGELERAAGAER, encoded by the coding sequence GTGTCCGAAGAAGTGCGCCCACCCAGTCCCAGCGGGGAGCAGTTCCTCGCCGCGGCGGCCAGCCCGGAGTTCCAGGACCTCAAGCGTCGGCTGCGCCGCTTCGTATTCCCGATGACCGTGTTCTTCCTGATCTGGTACGCCGTCTACGTCCTGCTGAGCACCTTCGCCATCGACTTCATGGCGACCCCGGTGCTGGGCAACTACAACCTCGGCATGCTGATCGGGCTGGGCCAGTTCATCTCGACGTTCGTCATCACCGGCCTGTACGTGCGGTTCGCCAACCGGGAGCTGGACCCGCGGGCGGCGAAGATCCGCGGTGAGCTGGAGCGCGCGGCGGGGGCCGAGCGATGA
- a CDS encoding solute symporter family protein — protein MSTGYLAAETVGNPMANMAIFGLFVVVTLVVVIRASNKNATAAEFFTGGRAFSGPQNGIAIAGDYLSAASFLGIAGAIAVYGYDGFLYSIGFLVAWLVALLLVAELLRNTGKFTMADVLSFRLKQKPVRLAAATSTLTVSLFYLLAQMAGAGGLVALLMDVRSRTGQSIVIAVVGVLMIVYVLVGGMKGTTWVQIIKAVLLIAGAAVMTAMVLARFGLNLSDILGSAQSAIAASTDPVVAGRDVLAPGAQYGGSLTSKINFLSLAIALVLGTAGLPHVLMRFYTVPTAKEARRSVVWAIALIGAFYLFTLVLGYGAAAIVGPDRILAAAGGQNAAAPLLAFELGGVILLGVIAAVAFATILAVVAGLTITAAASFAHDVYASVLKSHTVSEAEQVRVSRITAVVLGLLGIGLGILANGQNIAFLVALAFAVAAAANLPTIVYSLYWRRFNTRGALWSMYGGLAATIVLIVFSPAVSGSPTAMIPGADFAWFPLANPGIVSIPLAFVLGIVGTLTAPDDEDPVLAAEMEVRSLTGIGAEPAVEH, from the coding sequence ATGAGCACCGGCTACCTGGCCGCCGAGACCGTCGGCAACCCGATGGCCAACATGGCCATCTTCGGCCTGTTCGTCGTCGTCACCCTGGTGGTGGTGATCCGCGCGTCGAACAAAAATGCCACCGCCGCGGAGTTCTTCACCGGCGGCCGGGCGTTCTCCGGCCCGCAGAACGGCATCGCCATCGCCGGGGACTACCTGTCGGCCGCCAGCTTCCTGGGCATCGCCGGCGCCATCGCGGTGTACGGCTACGACGGGTTCCTCTACTCGATCGGCTTCCTGGTGGCCTGGCTGGTGGCGCTGCTGCTGGTCGCCGAGCTGCTGCGCAACACCGGCAAGTTCACCATGGCCGACGTGCTCAGTTTCCGGCTCAAGCAGAAGCCGGTCCGGCTGGCCGCGGCCACCTCGACGCTGACGGTGTCGCTGTTCTACCTGCTGGCGCAGATGGCCGGCGCCGGCGGGCTGGTCGCGCTGCTGATGGATGTCCGCAGCCGCACCGGCCAGTCCATCGTGATCGCCGTGGTCGGCGTGCTGATGATCGTGTACGTGCTGGTCGGCGGCATGAAGGGCACCACATGGGTGCAGATCATCAAGGCCGTGCTGCTGATCGCGGGGGCCGCGGTGATGACGGCGATGGTGCTGGCGCGGTTCGGCCTGAACCTCTCGGACATCCTCGGGAGCGCGCAGAGCGCGATTGCGGCCTCGACCGATCCGGTCGTCGCCGGCCGCGACGTGCTGGCTCCGGGCGCCCAGTACGGCGGCTCGCTGACCTCGAAGATCAACTTCCTGTCGCTGGCCATCGCGCTGGTGCTGGGCACCGCCGGGCTGCCGCACGTGCTGATGCGGTTCTACACCGTGCCGACGGCCAAGGAGGCGCGCCGCTCGGTGGTGTGGGCGATCGCGCTGATCGGGGCGTTCTACCTGTTCACCCTGGTGCTGGGCTACGGCGCGGCCGCGATCGTCGGCCCGGACCGGATCCTGGCCGCCGCCGGCGGACAGAACGCCGCCGCCCCGCTGCTGGCCTTCGAGCTGGGCGGGGTGATCCTGCTCGGGGTGATCGCGGCGGTCGCGTTCGCCACCATCCTGGCCGTGGTGGCCGGCCTGACCATCACCGCGGCGGCGTCGTTCGCCCACGACGTGTACGCCTCGGTGCTCAAGTCGCACACCGTGTCCGAGGCCGAGCAGGTCCGGGTCTCCCGGATCACCGCGGTGGTGCTGGGGCTGCTGGGCATCGGTCTGGGCATCCTGGCCAACGGTCAGAACATCGCCTTCCTGGTGGCGCTGGCGTTCGCGGTCGCCGCGGCCGCCAACCTGCCGACCATCGTGTACTCGCTGTACTGGCGGCGGTTCAACACCCGGGGCGCGCTGTGGAGCATGTACGGCGGCCTGGCCGCCACGATCGTGCTGATCGTGTTCTCCCCGGCGGTGTCGGGTTCGCCGACGGCGATGATCCCGGGCGCGGACTTCGCCTGGTTCCCGCTGGCCAACCCCGGCATCGTGTCCATTCCGCTGGCGTTTGTGCTCGGCATCGTCGGCACCCTGACCGCGCCCGATGACGAGGACCCGGTGCTGGCCGCGGAGATGGAGGTCCGGTCGCTGACCGGGATCGGTGCCGAGCCGGCCGTCGAGCACTGA
- the trxA gene encoding thioredoxin has product MATQDITAAEFDNLVTGNDIVLVDFWASWCGPCRAFAPTFAKASEEHPDVVFAKVDTEAQQELAAAAQIRSIPTLMAFKQGKLVFNQAGALPGPALEDLIQKVKEFDVDAAIAASDQQDR; this is encoded by the coding sequence GTGGCTACTCAAGACATCACCGCAGCAGAATTCGACAACCTCGTGACCGGCAACGACATCGTGCTGGTCGACTTCTGGGCGTCCTGGTGCGGCCCGTGCCGGGCCTTCGCACCGACCTTCGCCAAGGCCTCCGAGGAACACCCCGACGTGGTCTTCGCCAAGGTCGACACCGAGGCGCAGCAGGAACTGGCCGCGGCCGCCCAGATCCGCTCCATCCCGACGCTGATGGCGTTCAAGCAGGGCAAGCTGGTGTTCAACCAGGCCGGCGCGCTGCCCGGACCGGCCCTGGAGGACCTGATCCAGAAGGTCAAGGAGTTCGACGTGGACGCGGCGATCGCGGCGTCCGACCAGCAGGACCGGTAA
- a CDS encoding enoyl-CoA hydratase, whose amino-acid sequence MTAHSEFVLVDRPRPHVALITLNRPERMNSMAFDVMLPLREVLRQITDDNDVRAVVLTGAGAGFSSGADHKSAGAVPNVAGLTRPGFGLRTMEILDEVILGLRRLHQPVIAAVNGAAIGGGLCLALACDIRVASPDAYFRAAGINNGLTASELGLSYLLPRAIGTSRAFELMLTGRDVDAPEAERIGLVSRLVPAQDLIGECVTMGERIAGFSRPGVELTKRTLWSGLDAGSLESHMQAEGLGQLYVRLLTANFEEAVAARAQGRAPKFTDDK is encoded by the coding sequence GTGACCGCGCACTCCGAATTCGTCCTGGTCGACCGGCCCCGCCCGCACGTCGCGCTGATCACGCTGAACCGCCCGGAGCGGATGAACTCCATGGCGTTCGACGTGATGCTGCCGCTGCGCGAGGTGCTGCGGCAGATCACCGACGACAACGACGTGCGCGCGGTGGTGCTGACCGGCGCGGGCGCCGGATTCTCCTCCGGCGCCGACCACAAGTCCGCCGGTGCGGTGCCCAACGTGGCGGGGCTGACCCGGCCCGGTTTCGGGCTGCGCACCATGGAGATCCTCGACGAGGTGATCCTCGGCCTGCGCCGGCTGCATCAGCCGGTCATCGCCGCGGTCAACGGTGCGGCCATCGGCGGCGGGTTGTGCCTGGCGCTGGCCTGCGACATCCGGGTGGCAAGCCCGGACGCCTACTTCCGGGCCGCCGGCATCAACAACGGCCTGACCGCCAGCGAGCTGGGCCTGAGCTACCTGCTGCCGCGGGCGATCGGCACCAGCCGCGCCTTCGAGCTGATGCTGACCGGCCGCGACGTCGACGCGCCCGAGGCCGAGCGGATCGGGCTGGTGTCCCGGCTGGTGCCGGCGCAGGACCTGATCGGCGAGTGCGTCACAATGGGGGAGCGGATCGCCGGGTTCTCCCGGCCGGGCGTCGAGCTGACCAAGCGCACGCTGTGGTCGGGCCTGGACGCCGGTAGCCTGGAGTCCCATATGCAGGCCGAGGGCCTGGGGCAGCTCTACGTCCGCCTGCTCACCGCCAACTTCGAGGAAGCGGTGGCCGCGCGCGCCCAGGGCCGCGCACCCAAGTTCACCGACGACAAGTGA
- a CDS encoding ABC-F family ATP-binding cassette domain-containing protein has translation MITATDLEVRAGARTLLAAEGPALRIQPGDRIGLVGRNGAGKTTTMRILAGEGEPYAGTITRTGEVGYLPQDPREGDLDVLARDRVLSARGLDTLLADLEKQQTLMAELADEAGRDKAIRRYGQLEERFSALGGYAAESEAGRICASLGLAERILAQPLRTLSGGQRRRVELARILFAASESGVAGGSTTLLLDEPTNHLDADSIGWLREFLRNHSGGLVVISHDVDLLADVVNRVWFLDAVRGEADVYNMGWHKYLDARATDEQRRRRERANAERKAGALRAQAAKMGAKATKAVAAQNMLRRAERMMAELDEERVADKVARIKFPTPAPCGKTPLMASGLTKTYGSLEVFTGVDLAIDRGSRVVVLGLNGAGKTTLLRVLAGTETPDAGQLEPGHGCRIGYFAQEHDTLDNDATVWENIRHAAPDTGEQDLRGLLGAFMFTGPQLEQPAGTLSGGEKTRLALAGLVASTANVLLLDEPTNNLDPASREQVLDALRSYTGAVVLVTHDPGAAEALEPQRVVLLPDGTEDFWSQDYRELIELA, from the coding sequence GTGATTACCGCAACGGACTTGGAGGTCCGCGCCGGCGCGCGCACGCTGCTGGCCGCCGAGGGCCCCGCGCTGCGGATCCAGCCCGGCGACCGGATCGGGCTGGTCGGGCGCAACGGTGCGGGCAAGACCACCACCATGCGAATCCTGGCCGGCGAGGGCGAACCGTACGCCGGCACCATCACCCGGACCGGGGAGGTCGGCTACCTGCCGCAGGACCCCCGCGAGGGTGACCTGGACGTGCTGGCCCGCGACCGGGTGCTCTCGGCGCGCGGCCTGGACACGCTGCTCGCCGACCTGGAGAAGCAGCAGACCCTGATGGCCGAGCTGGCCGACGAGGCGGGCCGGGACAAGGCGATCCGCCGCTACGGCCAGCTGGAGGAGCGGTTCTCCGCGCTCGGCGGGTACGCCGCCGAAAGCGAGGCCGGCCGGATCTGCGCCAGCCTGGGGCTGGCCGAGCGGATCCTCGCCCAGCCGCTGCGCACGCTGTCCGGCGGTCAGCGCCGCCGCGTCGAGCTGGCCCGGATCCTGTTCGCCGCCTCGGAGTCCGGGGTGGCCGGCGGCTCCACCACGCTGCTGCTGGACGAGCCGACCAACCACCTCGACGCCGACTCGATCGGCTGGCTGCGGGAGTTTCTGCGCAACCACAGCGGCGGGCTGGTGGTGATCAGCCACGACGTCGACCTGCTGGCCGACGTGGTCAACCGGGTCTGGTTCCTCGACGCGGTGCGCGGCGAGGCCGACGTCTACAACATGGGCTGGCACAAGTACCTCGACGCCCGCGCCACCGACGAGCAGCGCCGCCGCCGGGAGCGCGCCAACGCCGAGCGCAAGGCCGGTGCGCTGCGCGCCCAGGCCGCCAAGATGGGCGCCAAGGCCACCAAGGCGGTCGCCGCGCAGAACATGCTGCGCCGCGCCGAGCGGATGATGGCCGAGCTGGACGAGGAACGCGTCGCCGACAAGGTGGCCCGGATCAAGTTCCCCACCCCCGCGCCGTGCGGCAAGACCCCGCTGATGGCCAGCGGGCTGACCAAGACCTACGGCTCGCTGGAGGTGTTCACCGGGGTCGACCTGGCCATCGACCGCGGCTCCCGGGTGGTGGTGCTGGGCCTCAACGGCGCGGGCAAGACCACCCTGCTGCGGGTGCTGGCCGGCACCGAGACACCCGACGCCGGACAGCTCGAGCCCGGCCACGGCTGCCGGATCGGCTACTTCGCCCAGGAACACGACACCCTGGACAACGACGCGACGGTGTGGGAGAACATCCGCCACGCCGCCCCGGACACCGGCGAGCAGGACCTGCGCGGGCTGCTTGGCGCGTTCATGTTCACCGGCCCGCAGCTCGAACAGCCGGCCGGCACGCTGTCCGGCGGCGAGAAGACCCGGCTCGCGCTGGCCGGGCTGGTCGCCTCCACCGCCAACGTGCTGCTGCTCGACGAGCCGACCAACAACCTGGACCCGGCGTCCCGGGAACAGGTGCTCGACGCGCTGCGCAGCTACACCGGGGCTGTCGTGCTGGTCACCCACGATCCGGGTGCGGCCGAGGCGCTGGAACCGCAGCGGGTGGTGCTGCTGCCCGACGGCACCGAGGACTTCTGGTCGCAGGACTACCGGGAACTGATCGAGCTGGCCTGA
- a CDS encoding TetR/AcrR family transcriptional regulator, with protein MPKVSEDHLAARRRQILDGARRCFAEFGYDKATVRRLEESIGLSRGAIFHHFRDKDSLFFELAREDAERMAEVASREGLIQVMRDMLAAPEQFDWLATRLEISRKLRTDQAFHRGWAERSTELVNATSERLRQQREAGRLREDVPGEVLQTYLDLVLDGLITRLASGDDPAQLGAVLDLVERSVRQS; from the coding sequence ATGCCGAAAGTGAGCGAGGACCATCTGGCGGCGCGCCGCCGCCAGATCCTCGACGGGGCCCGTCGCTGTTTCGCCGAGTTCGGCTACGACAAGGCGACGGTGCGCCGGCTGGAAGAGTCGATCGGGCTGTCCCGGGGGGCGATCTTCCACCATTTCCGGGACAAGGACTCGCTGTTCTTCGAGCTCGCGCGTGAGGACGCCGAGCGGATGGCCGAGGTGGCCAGCCGGGAAGGACTGATCCAGGTGATGCGCGACATGCTCGCCGCACCGGAGCAGTTCGACTGGCTGGCCACCCGGCTGGAGATCTCCCGCAAACTGCGCACCGACCAGGCGTTTCACCGCGGCTGGGCGGAGCGGTCCACGGAGCTGGTCAACGCCACCAGCGAGCGGCTGCGCCAGCAGCGCGAGGCCGGCCGGCTGCGCGAGGATGTGCCCGGCGAGGTGCTGCAGACCTACCTGGACCTGGTGCTCGACGGGCTGATCACCCGGTTGGCCTCCGGGGACGATCCCGCCCAGCTGGGCGCGGTGCTGGACCTGGTGGAACGCTCGGTGCGGCAGAGCTGA
- a CDS encoding aconitate hydratase yields MYRLDAVPGTEKLPYSLKVLAENLLRTEDGANITKDHILALANWDPSAEPSVEIQFTPARVIMQDFTGVPCVVDLATMREAVAALGGDPEKVNPLAPAELVIDHSVILDVFGTPDAFERNVELEYQRNGERYQFLRWGQGAFADFKVVPPGTGIVHQVNIEHLARVVFERDGVAYPDTCVGTDSHTTMENGLGVLGWGVGGIEAEAAMLGQPVSMLIPRVVGFKLTGEIQPGVTATDVVLTVTDMLRRHGVVGKFVEFYGKGVAEVPLANRATLGNMSPEFGSTCAIFPIDDETINYLRLTGRSDEQLALVEAYAKAQGMWHNPDREPVFSEYLELDLSTVVPSIAGPKRPQDRILLSESKVAFRKDIHNYVEENLPAPHTQLDEAIEESFPASDPVKLSFADDGAADLRPSAANGSHGRPTKPVLVSSADRGEFYLDHGAVAVAGITSCTNTSNPSVMIGAALLAKKAVEKGLSSKPWVKTNMAPGSQVVTDYYNKAGLWPYLEKLGFYLGGYGCTTCIGNTGPLPEEISAAVNDNDLAVTAVLSGNRNFEGRISPDVKMNYLASPPLVIAYAIAGTMDFDFETEPLGTDTDGNPVFLRDIWPSATEIEDTIASSINREMFTASYADVFKGDERWRNLPTPEGNTFAWDDASTYVRKAPYFDGMGLEPEPVSDIAGARVMALLGDSVTTDHISPAGSIKRGTPAADYLEANGVDPKDFNSLGSRRGNHEVMIRGTFANIRLQNRVLDTIGLEGTQGGYTRDFTQDGGPKEFIYTACENYQKAGIPLVVLGGKEYGSGSSRDWAAKGTTLLGVKAVITESFERIHRSNLIGMGVIPLQFPAGENAKTLGLDGTETFDIVGIEELNTGKTPKTVHVTATKLDGAKVEFDAVVRIDTPGEADYYRNGGILQFVLRNMLKA; encoded by the coding sequence ATGTACCGCCTCGACGCGGTACCCGGCACCGAGAAACTGCCCTACAGCCTGAAGGTGCTTGCGGAAAACCTGCTGCGCACCGAGGACGGCGCCAACATCACCAAGGACCACATCCTGGCGCTGGCCAACTGGGATCCCTCGGCCGAGCCGAGCGTCGAGATCCAGTTCACCCCGGCCCGGGTCATCATGCAGGACTTCACCGGTGTGCCGTGCGTGGTCGACCTGGCCACCATGCGCGAGGCCGTCGCGGCGCTCGGCGGCGACCCGGAGAAGGTCAACCCACTGGCCCCGGCCGAGCTGGTCATCGACCACTCGGTGATCCTGGACGTGTTCGGCACCCCGGACGCCTTCGAGCGCAACGTCGAGCTGGAGTACCAGCGCAACGGCGAGCGCTACCAGTTCCTGCGCTGGGGCCAGGGCGCCTTCGCCGACTTCAAGGTCGTCCCGCCCGGCACCGGCATCGTGCACCAGGTGAACATCGAGCACCTGGCCCGGGTGGTGTTCGAGCGCGACGGGGTGGCCTACCCGGACACCTGCGTGGGCACCGACAGCCACACCACCATGGAGAACGGCCTCGGCGTGCTGGGCTGGGGGGTCGGCGGCATCGAGGCCGAGGCCGCCATGCTGGGCCAGCCGGTGTCGATGCTGATCCCGCGGGTGGTCGGCTTCAAGCTGACCGGGGAGATCCAGCCCGGGGTGACCGCCACCGACGTGGTGCTGACCGTCACCGACATGCTGCGCCGGCACGGCGTGGTCGGCAAGTTCGTGGAGTTCTACGGCAAGGGCGTGGCCGAGGTGCCGCTGGCCAACCGCGCCACCCTGGGCAACATGAGCCCGGAGTTCGGCTCCACCTGCGCGATCTTCCCGATCGACGACGAGACGATCAACTACCTGCGGCTGACCGGGCGCAGCGATGAACAGCTGGCCCTGGTCGAGGCCTACGCCAAGGCCCAGGGCATGTGGCACAACCCCGATCGCGAGCCGGTGTTCTCCGAGTACCTGGAGCTGGACCTGTCCACCGTGGTGCCCTCGATCGCCGGGCCCAAGCGCCCGCAGGACCGGATCCTGCTCTCCGAGAGCAAGGTCGCCTTCCGCAAGGACATCCACAACTACGTCGAGGAGAACCTCCCGGCGCCGCACACCCAGCTCGACGAGGCCATCGAGGAGTCCTTCCCGGCCTCGGACCCGGTCAAGCTGTCCTTCGCCGACGACGGCGCGGCGGACCTGCGTCCGTCGGCGGCCAACGGCTCGCACGGCCGCCCGACCAAGCCGGTGCTGGTCAGCAGCGCCGACCGCGGCGAGTTCTACCTGGACCACGGCGCGGTCGCGGTGGCCGGCATCACCTCCTGCACCAACACCTCCAACCCGTCGGTGATGATCGGGGCGGCGCTGCTGGCCAAGAAGGCCGTCGAGAAGGGCCTGAGCTCCAAGCCCTGGGTGAAGACCAACATGGCGCCCGGCTCGCAGGTGGTCACCGACTACTACAACAAGGCCGGGCTGTGGCCCTACCTGGAGAAGCTGGGCTTCTACCTGGGCGGCTACGGCTGCACCACCTGCATCGGCAACACCGGCCCGCTGCCCGAGGAGATCTCCGCCGCGGTCAACGACAACGATCTGGCGGTGACGGCCGTGCTGTCGGGCAACCGCAACTTCGAGGGCCGGATCTCCCCCGACGTCAAGATGAACTACCTGGCGTCCCCGCCGCTGGTGATCGCCTACGCGATCGCCGGGACGATGGACTTCGACTTCGAGACCGAGCCGCTGGGCACCGACACCGACGGCAACCCGGTGTTCCTGCGCGACATCTGGCCCTCGGCCACCGAGATCGAGGACACCATCGCCTCCTCGATCAACCGGGAGATGTTCACCGCGTCCTACGCCGATGTGTTCAAGGGCGACGAGCGCTGGCGCAACCTGCCCACCCCGGAGGGCAACACCTTCGCCTGGGACGACGCCTCGACCTATGTGCGCAAGGCCCCGTACTTCGACGGGATGGGCCTGGAGCCCGAGCCGGTGTCCGACATCGCCGGCGCCCGGGTGATGGCGCTGCTGGGCGATTCGGTCACCACCGACCACATCAGCCCGGCCGGTTCGATCAAGCGCGGCACCCCGGCGGCGGACTACCTGGAGGCCAACGGCGTCGACCCCAAGGACTTCAACTCCCTGGGCAGCCGGCGCGGCAACCACGAGGTGATGATCCGCGGCACCTTCGCCAACATCCGGCTGCAGAACCGGGTGCTGGACACCATCGGCCTGGAGGGCACCCAGGGTGGCTACACCCGGGACTTCACCCAGGACGGCGGCCCGAAGGAGTTCATCTACACCGCCTGCGAGAACTACCAGAAGGCCGGCATCCCGCTGGTGGTGCTGGGCGGTAAGGAGTACGGCTCGGGGTCCTCGCGGGACTGGGCGGCCAAGGGCACCACGCTGCTGGGCGTCAAGGCCGTCATCACCGAGTCCTTCGAGCGCATCCACCGGTCCAACCTGATCGGCATGGGCGTGATCCCGCTGCAGTTCCCGGCCGGCGAGAACGCCAAGACGCTGGGCCTGGACGGCACCGAGACCTTCGACATCGTCGGGATCGAGGAGCTCAACACCGGCAAGACGCCCAAGACGGTGCACGTCACCGCCACCAAGCTGGACGGCGCCAAGGTCGAGTTCGACGCCGTGGTGCGGATCGACACCCCCGGAGAGGCGGACTACTACCGCAACGGCGGCATCCTGCAGTTCGTGCTGCGGAACATGCTGAAGGCCTGA